The region ATCTCTTCAGTTATATGTGGTGCTACTGGATTTAACAATATTAAGAAAGTCTTCATCTCACTCTTATTAACTCTACCTAAGTCATTAAATTCATTTAATAATGACATCAAAGTTGCTATAGCTGTATTAAACTTCAAGGATTCATAGTCTTCAGATACCTTCTTTATTGCCTTATGGATACTAGTTTCTAACTCTTTTGTATAATTGTCTCCTTCAACAACTATATCTTGAAGTCTCCAAACTCTATCTAAGAATCTCTTACAACCTTTAACTCCATTTTCAGACCATGGCACACTTTTTTCAAAGTCACCTATAAACATTTCATATGTTCTTAAAGTATCTGCACCATATTCATTAACTATGTCATCAGGATTTATTACATTACCTCTTGATTTAGACATTTTTTCATTATTTCCACCCAAAATCATACCATGAGAAGTTCTCTTCTTATATGGTTCAGGACAATTAACAACTCCTATATCATATAAGAATTTATGCCAAAATCTTGAATATAGTAAGTGTAGAGTTGTATGTTCCATTCCTCCATTGTACCAATCAACAGGAAGCCAATAATCAAGTTCTTCCTTGCTTGCTATTTCATTTTCATTATGTGGATCTATATATCTTAGGAAGTACCATGATGACCCTGCCCATTGAGGCATTGTATCAGTTTCCCTTGTAGCTTTTCCACCACATTTAGGACAAGTAGTCTCTACCCAGTCTGTAATCTTAGCTAGTGGTGATTCTCCATTATCAGTTGGTTCATAGTTTTCAACTTCTGGTAACATTAATGGAAGTTCATTTTCTGGTATAGGTACCCAACCACATTTATCACAATAAACTAGAGGAATTGGTTCTCCCCAATATCTTTGGCGTGAAAACACCCAGTCTCTTAATTTATAATTAGTTTTTCTTTTACCTAATCCTTCTTCTTCTAACCAATTGCTTATTTTTTCCTTTGCCCTATCTACTTCCAACCCATCCAAGAAACCAGAATTTACTAATATACCAGTTTGAGTATCGGTATAAGCTTCCTCTTCTACGTTTCCTCCTCTTACCACTTCTACAATTGGTAAATTAAATTTCTTTGCAAATTCCCAATCTCTACTATCATGAGCTGGTACAGCCATTATTGCTCCTGTTCCATAACTCATAAGAACATAATCAGATGTCCAAATAGGTATTTCTTTACCTGTAGCTGGATTTATTGCTTTTAATCCACTTATCTCTACTCCCGTTTTTTCCTTAACTAATTCTGTTCTTTCAAAATCGGATTTTTTACTACTTGCCTCTTGATACCTTCTTATTTCTTCCATATTTGATATTCTATCACTATACTCATTGATAAGAGGATGTTCAGGAGATATTACCATATAAGTAGAACCAAAAAGTGTATCTGGACGTGTAGTAAATACCCTCAACTTTTTATCAGTACCACTTATTTGAAAATCCACTTCCATTCCCTTAGATCTACCAATCCAGTTTATTTGCTGCGCTTTAACTCTTTCTATATAATCAACCATTTCTAAGTCATTTATAAGTCTATCAGCGTATTCTGTAATTTTAAGCATCCATTGGTTTTTTACCTTATGAACTACTTCTCCTCCACAACGCTCACATACACCATTTACAACTTCTTCATTAGCTAATCCAACTTTACAAGATGTACACCAATTTATTGGCATCTCTTGCTTATATGCTAGGCCTTTTTCAAACATCTTTAAAAATATCCACTGAGTCCACTTATAATATCCAGGATCTGTTGTATTCATCTCCTTTGACCAATCAAAAGAAAAACCTATTGATTTAAGTTGACTCTTAAATCTAGCCACATTTTTTTCTGTAACTACTTTTGGATGTATTTTATTCTTAATAGCAAAATTTTCAGTTGGCAAACCAAAAGCATCCCAACCCATAGGATATAATACATTGTATCCTTGAAATCTTCTCTTCCTTGACACAACATCAAGAGCTGTATAAGGTCTTGGATGACCTACATGAAGACCTTGACCTGATGGATAAGGAAACTCTATTAATGCATAAAACTTTGGCTTTGACTTATCATTACTTGTTTTAAATACTTCTTTTTCATCCCAAATATCGTGCCACTTTTTTTCAATCTGCTTTGGATTATACT is a window of Anaerosalibacter sp. Marseille-P3206 DNA encoding:
- the leuS gene encoding leucine--tRNA ligase is translated as MTEYNPKQIEKKWHDIWDEKEVFKTSNDKSKPKFYALIEFPYPSGQGLHVGHPRPYTALDVVSRKRRFQGYNVLYPMGWDAFGLPTENFAIKNKIHPKVVTEKNVARFKSQLKSIGFSFDWSKEMNTTDPGYYKWTQWIFLKMFEKGLAYKQEMPINWCTSCKVGLANEEVVNGVCERCGGEVVHKVKNQWMLKITEYADRLINDLEMVDYIERVKAQQINWIGRSKGMEVDFQISGTDKKLRVFTTRPDTLFGSTYMVISPEHPLINEYSDRISNMEEIRRYQEASSKKSDFERTELVKEKTGVEISGLKAINPATGKEIPIWTSDYVLMSYGTGAIMAVPAHDSRDWEFAKKFNLPIVEVVRGGNVEEEAYTDTQTGILVNSGFLDGLEVDRAKEKISNWLEEEGLGKRKTNYKLRDWVFSRQRYWGEPIPLVYCDKCGWVPIPENELPLMLPEVENYEPTDNGESPLAKITDWVETTCPKCGGKATRETDTMPQWAGSSWYFLRYIDPHNENEIASKEELDYWLPVDWYNGGMEHTTLHLLYSRFWHKFLYDIGVVNCPEPYKKRTSHGMILGGNNEKMSKSRGNVINPDDIVNEYGADTLRTYEMFIGDFEKSVPWSENGVKGCKRFLDRVWRLQDIVVEGDNYTKELETSIHKAIKKVSEDYESLKFNTAIATLMSLLNEFNDLGRVNKSEMKTFLILLNPVAPHITEEIWDRLELGGMLHDTTWPEWDEEKTVEDVVEIAVQVNGKVRAKEMISINDSKEDVKEKILKNEVVRNHIEGKNIIKEIYVPGKIYNIVVK